Below is a genomic region from Leptospira yasudae.
GTCGGAAAGTTTAACTTCCTTAATTTCTTTTCCAAGAACAGCTTCCGCTTTGAAATCCGGCGCGAGGGATGTAACCTGAGGCATTTTGTTTCTCCTTTTGAATTTTGATTTTGAAACTTAGACCCTTCCATAGTATCGCCTCCACCCCCGGAAGCAAATATTTTTTAGAATGATTCTAATTTTTTTTCAATTCTAAAAAATGGACGGAACTCCGGACCGACAGAGGAGAATCCGACGATCCTCCTGTTACAATGTATGAGTTCCCACAACCTGCGGAAATATCTTGAATTGTTCCGGAGAAGCGTTCGGCCGAAGTCATACGGAGTTCCGTCCGGAGTGTGGGAACTACCACAAATTTAGGAAACCTGTAAGGCTTCCCATTCCGGCCGAAGAATACTCATCTCGTAACCGGACCAAAATCCGTCCCCGAACCGAACGGTGTCCCGGTTTAAACCTTCGATCTGAAATCCGACATTCTGATAACAGGCGATCGCGGCTTTGTTAAAATCATACACGTTCAGAGCGACCCGGTGTAATCCGAGATCCACAAAACAAATCCGCAAAAGAAGTTTTACCAATTCTCGGCCCATCCCTTTTCCGCGAAACTCGGGTTTGCCGATCAAAAGCCGCGAAAGACGAGCGGACCCGTGTTCCATGTTGATCGAAGCGAGTTCGCAATAGCCGATCCTTTCGTTCGAACTCGTTTCAATGATGCGAAATGCCTTGCGATCGACGGCGCGGAGATTCTCCAGAAGCTGATCTTCGGTTAAAGGAAAACGAAATACAGGACCGGAAAATTGCAACAGCAGCTCTTGAGTATCGACCCAGGAAATCAACAGAGGAATATCATTGGTTTCAAACGGTTCCAATCGTATCATGACATACGGAAGAAACCTCGAAAAGGAATTTTAGAAAAGTCTAATTTTTATGGAAACGGCGCTTTTGATTCTTCTTTGCTGCACGACCTTGATCGGACCCAGAACCGGAGTCTACGACAAGGAACTCAACTATTGTTCTCCGAGACCGAACTGCGTTTCGAGTCAAAGTTCTTCGTTTAACTTCATCCATCACATCGAACCCTTCCGCTACAAAGAGGAAAAGGAAGAAGCCTTTCAAAAACTCAAAGAAAAACTCGAACAGGCGGACCGCGTAAGCGTTTTGGAAGTCGACGGTTATTATATTAAAACCCGCTTTTATACCAGGGTCTTTCATTTTCCGGACACGGTGGAATTCTTATTTGATGAGAATGACAAGATCGTTCAGATCCGCTCGGAATCCATTCTAGGTTTGTTCGATTTTCTTGCGAACCGGAGAAGGATGAACAATCTCCGCGAAGAACTCGGCTGGGAATAAAAAATACGAAGTCGCTTAACAAAAAGTAAATCGTTACTTATGAAGAACCGTCGCTTGCGCGAAATTCGAATAGATTTCCGTCGCTGATTCCTTTTTTACAATCTTTCGTCGATCTCTCGATCTTACGGACTCGCGTCCACTTCTTCGATTTTCAGATCGTCGTTATAAACCGTTCCGCTCGAAACGCTGGGCGGCGCGTATAAACCGAAATGCATTTGCGCGATCGTATTCTTTCTGCAATACACTTTCGCTTCCGAAACGAGGGTTCCGTTCTGCCAAACTTTGACGTTTCCTTCCGGATTGGAAAAGTCCAAATAGACTTTCAGCTCCACCCATTGAGACTTCGGAAACGACAACGAACTTGTCTGATAGGAAGTTTGTTTCTGCCCCATCCAGGGAACGTGCATCAGATGAACAAACCCTTCGTTGTTTAAATTTACTAGAACGGGGCTGTTCCAATTATCGGAAGAATCATCCGCGATCGTCGCAAAGCTGAACCACTCGTTTTCCGGCTGCATCGTCCTCAAATTCATATCCAGCCAAACGTTCATCGTGATCAAAACCGGAGTCACGAAACTTCCACCGCTCGTCTTATGCAGCTGTATCGTCGGATAACCTCGGTGATTGTTGTTCACGAAAAGACTGCTCGCAACATACGAAGAATACACCCAACCCTTGTGCGACTTTGCTCCGGTCTTTACTTGTTCGGCGGAAAGATCGTGAGAACAGGAATTGTGATAGTTCTGCGGAACGATATAGAAGTTCGAAAAATCGGAAACGGATTCAAAGGAAGTGAAGAAGGTTCTCTTCGCTTGCGTTCGCGTCGCATTGGCGGCGGAAGAACACTGCGCTTGATTGTAGGCTCCGAGCAGGAGCAAGGCTTGCATTTGACTTTCATCCGAATCTCGGCGACAAGCGATCGCCAGAAATGAAAAAGCCAAAAGACTCACAAAAAGTCTTTCGGCTTTGGTTTTTTTTCGGAAAGTCTCTTTATCAATTTCTTTCCAAACAGGCTTCATGTTCTAACTCAACAATTCGACCGAATCGTTTTTTTCAGTTTCGGAATATTTTCTTTCTATAGATGCGATTTTAAATCTACTTTTCGTTCCGAAAACTTCTATCCCTTGAGAAAGCTCATCGTTTCCTGCAGATTTTTCGCGATCTGCAACAAACTCACCGCGCTTCCCGCAATCTGTTCCGAATTCGCCGCGCTGTTTTGAACGGTAATGGAAATATTCGAAACCGCGTTTGCGGTTTCCGCGATCGCCACCTTTTGTTCCTTCACGGAATTGCGGATTTCTTCTGACTTCGCGTCCACTTGATCGACTCCCGAACGTATCTTCTCCTTCTTCTCTTGCTGAAGTTCCATAGTCGCCACGATCTGGTTGGAAGATTCCTTCAAATGTTCGAGACCGCTCAAGATCTGAGCGTAAACTGTAACGGAATTTTCCACGATCTTTCTTCCGGTTTCAATCTCGGCATTGCTCGTTTTGATGAGTTCTTCGATCGTCATCGCACTGGAATCGGTTTGTTCCGCAAGTCTCGTAATCTCGCTTGCAACCACCGCAAACCCTCTTCCGTGTTCCCCGGCTCTTGCCGCTTCGATCGCCGCGTTTAACGCGAGTAAGTTGACCTTTTCGGAAATCTCCTTGATGATCGCGGTGATGGATTGCATTTCCACGGAACTGTTCTCGATCTTTTCCATACTTTCGGAAAGATCGCCCATCGTCTTCTTACCGGAATCGGTTTTGAGATACATCTCGGAAATCTTATCCAGAGAATTCTTAACCGCGTCTCCCACCTTCGAGATCATTCCTTCCAGTTCGCGCATTTCGCCGTTAAACGAAGAAATCAAGGCGTATTGGGATTCCGCATTCCTCGTTACGTATTCCATCCCGGAACTGATTTCTTCCACGGATGCGGAAATCTCCTCCACCGAAGCGGACTCTGATTGCGCATTGGAGGAAAGGTGATCGGCCGATTGGGAAAGCTGTTCGGAAGAAGCAACGATACTTTCCGAAAAGTTCATAATCGTATCGAGCATCTCCTTCACCTTAATCTGAAAAAGACGGAAGGCAATCAGAAGAAGATAGAGTTCGTCCTTTTTCTTTTTGTCCTCGTCCACCTCGACCGGGTGAGAAAAGTCCGCGTTTACGATCGCTCCGCTGATGGTGGTCAGGCCTTTGACCAATTGGATCGAGTAGATCACCGCGATCAGAAGAATGTATGTCAGAGTTATTCCCGAAAGAAGAATGAACACGAACCAGCTGAAAGCGAATTCCTTCTCCGCTTTGATGTAAATCGAGTCCGTGATTCTCAACTGAACCTGGATCAACTCTTCGATTTTTTCGGTCACCGGATCGATTCTAGGATAAAGGCGTTTTTCCGCAAAAACCCCGAGTTCTTCGAAGTTTCTCGTTGTCATCAGCTCTCTCGCTTCGGCAACCGCGGCGTTGGATGCGTCAAACAAAGGAGTTAATTCCTTGATGATCACTTCCTCTTCCTTTACGAGATGCGTCGAGCTGTAAGCGGTCCATTCCTTTTGAATTCCGGAAGTCGCTTTATCCAGATTGGCAACGCCTTCTTCGGGGGTGAACGCTCCGCTTCTCACTTTGTGAACGCAATCCACGATGAAAATCGCGTAGAGATCGGAGATTTTCTTCAATTGTTTCAGAGGAATTACACGATCTTCGTAGATCGTTTCAATGTCTTCGATTCTATCTTTCGTGTTGGTAAGCGCTAAACCAACCAACAAAGCGATCGGTATCAAAACCGATCCGAATAGAAGCATAAGCTTTTTTCGAATTCCTAACCTTTGGATGAATATATATATCTTTTTCATAGATTTTAAGGCGGCTAATAATAGCCTTAATCCCATGGGTAGTCAAGTGTTTTCAAAAACGAGGCAGTGTTTACTTATATAAGTTTATAAAGTAATCAGACGCAGAGATAATGTGAGTCAAAGCTCTTATGTTTTAGAGCAATTCTAAACGCAAAGAATAGCGCACACACATACAAAGGGTTATTCTAAAAACAACAGAAGGAGCGTTCACTTATTTCTTGGAGGAAAAGAGACCGTATACTTATTTAAATGAACACATCGTAAAAGATAAGATGAGAAAAACGAATCCAGAGCACGGAAGAATGCAGGAAATTTATTTCTTCGGTTTAAAAAGAAGTTCCGATTTGGAATGATTTTAAATCCGCACTAAAAAGAGACGTAATCAAATCGCATAGAAAACGGATGTGTCCGACAAGAATGTCAAACCGAAGGCTTTTCGTTTCTCAAATCACCTTGAAACGTCTTACCCATCACGTTCGGATAGAAGTCCTTGAGACCTTGGATTACGAATTCGAACGGAAAGTCCTCGAAAACTCCCCGATGATTTACGTATTCCATGAACTTCTTCCCTTCTCCGTCGAACGAATGAAAGATCGTATCGTTTTTTCCGTCGAAGTCGAGAGGAGCGACTCCGAATCGTATACAAAGTTCCTTGTCAAAAACGGGAGTCGCTTTGACCCAAACTCCGTCTATTAGAATTTCTGCATATCCATGAAATGCGAAAATCGTCGTCCCAAGATGACGGATCAATCGTTCACTCGCTAGATGATTGACCACATCCGAAAATCCGATCTTGGAAGGGAACCCGAGAGCCCTTGCGCCGGACGCAAAAAGAATCGACTTCGGAATACAATAGTTCTGCTTACTGTCGGCGATCGTACTGGACTTATAGGATTCTTTCCGATCGTTCACTTGATACGGATTGTATCGAATCTGATCTCGAACACCTAAATAAAATTCTTTGAGTTTTTCCAAGGGAGAATTTTCGGCGGTCGTCACTCGTTCCAAAAATTTCCGCACCGATTCGGAATCGTGATCGAGATAGTATGTGGATTTTAAAGTCGATTCCAGGGATTGCATCTTCGTACTCCGACTCGGATTTGCTTTCACTACACTATTTTTTACGGGGACCTTCGCGTCCACTGCAATCGATCCTATAATTCGGAGAGTCAATTTTTGATTTTTCTTCCCGAAAATCGTGCGTATGTTCTTGGAAATGCGAAATTATAAATTTTGATTTTTACTGTAAAAATCCGTTATAAGATTGGAAATCGCGAACGGTATTCTATCTGTTGTAAATCCGTTTTCAAAGGAGAATGTTATGAAAGAAAAACACAATCGATGGACGATCGGAATTTTAATTCTCGCTCTCGGCCTTTCCTCGATTCTACTCGCCTGTCAAAACGAAAAAAGTTCGGATAAGGAGGATTCTCTCAGGAATCTCGCCTTTCTACTGGGTTCGGCCGCTCCTCTCAAAGAACTGAGCAATTCCGATTGCACCGATCCCGCTCCCGCATTCTCCACGTTAAACGCGGCCGGAACTTCGACTTGTTCCACTTGTCATAATGCGAGCAACGCAAACGCCGGTTTTGATATCACTTCTTACAACGCGGTTCGAAACCGAGTGGTCGTAAACGATCCGAGAAACAGCCTTCTGTTTCAAAAAATCAACTCGGGCACGATGAGAATTTACAACAACGATTCGATCAACAAGGCGGTCTTCTGCTGGATTCTCAAAGGAGCCAATCCTTGATTTCTGCGCTTCTTCATTCGAATCGTACATTCGCTTTTTATTCTATTCTAATTTTCTGGAGCTTTTCCGCCTTTGCGGCGGATAAGAATCCCAAGGAATGGATCGTAAAAGAGGCGAACATTCGGTTTTTGAGCGAAGCTCCTCAGGAAACGATCCAAGGAACCGCTTCCAAAGCCGAAGGAACGGCCAATTTGGATACGAAGAAGTTCTGGTTTCGCGTGAATCTGAACGACTTGAACGTTCCCAATCGACTGATGAACAAACACATGCACGAGAATTATCTGGAAACGGAAAAGTTCCCGCTCGCAACGTTTCACGGAAACATCGTCAAGTGGGATAAAGCTTCCAAAACGGTACTCGTGGAAGGAGAATTTTCGATCCACGGAATCTCCAAGAAGAACGTTCGAGTCCAGGGAATCTTCGAGGAAAAAGAAAAAGAACTTGCGGTCAACGCGACCTTCGATCTACTTCTGACCGACTTTAAAATCGAAATTCCTAAATTAGTAATTTTGAAACTGAATGAAAAAATAAGAATCGAAACATCCGTAACATGGCAAACCAAAGAATAAAACTTTTCCTTCTTCCTTTTTTGTTTCTAATTTCTGTCGGACTTTCCGCGCAGGAACAAAGAAAATCCGCGTTTCTCGGAAGCAGTTTGATCCACATGCCCAGCACCGAGGACGTGGGCAAAAACGGATTGGACTTCCGAATCAATCACCGTTTCGGAAATGCGAAGTCCACTTCGTACGACTTCATCGGTTTGGACAACGGAGCCAACACGCAGCTTTCCCTCGACTACGGATTGACCGATCGGATCACGATCGGAGTCGCAAGGACTTCGTTTCAAAAAACGTACGAGGCGAGAGGGAAGGTTCGCCTTTTGACGCAAGATTCGAACTTTCCGGTAACGGTCAGTTTTTTCGGAGTGTTCGGTCAGGAAACGGAGGAGCAGGAACGATTCTACGGTCCTTATCTCAAGGTTTCGACGGGACTTAACACCTTCGATTCCGAGGCGAATAAAAAGCTGAATACGTACGAACTGACGTATACAGATCGCCAAAGCACTTTGGCTTCGTTCTTGATTTCGAAACGATTCGGAGACGTGTTCTCTCTTCAACTTTCTCCGATGTTCGTTCATAGAAATTTCGTAAAAGATCATATCTCGAACGATCGAACCGGTTTGGACGTTTCGTTCCGGATTCATCTTTTCAAACGATTGGACTTCACGTTCGGAACGATTCTCACCCCGAAACGGGATTACATCGGAGACTCGTATGTTACCGAAGACCGCAAAACGAAAATCGGAGGAGTGGAATATTCCGCTTCGGAGATCAACGATCTCATCGCGAGAGGAAGAACGATCGACGCGGTCATCAACAACATTCTTCTTTCCAAGCCGGTGGAATACATGTCCGTTCCTTTGAGTTTCGGCGTGGACTTTGAAACCGGAGGCCACGTGTTTCAATTGTTCGTTACGAACAGCCGATCCATCGCTCACACGCAATTGCTCCGCGGGGCAGATTACGATTACAACAAGAAAGAATGGACGGTGGGTTTTAACATCCATCGTTATTTTTCCTTGGAGAGTTCGGAGAATTCTACCGCCGCGGCTCAAAAAACGAACTAAAAATCGGTTAGCGTTCTTTGGCTTACGGTCTTAGCGATCGAACAAAGAACGCTTCAACCAAGAATGGAAGCTCGCGTTCCGAGAAAATCGGAGAAAGAGCCGCTTACGACTGCGTTTTACTTTCAGAAGCAAGGGAGAATCGATGATCGCTCTCCGATCGGAAATTTTTCCTGATTAGCCGTTAGCCGCCTTTGGCCATAAGATATTTTTCCATAAACTCGGTGATGTCCTTGATGTTTCGATTGATCATCTTTCTGAGTTCGGGAGGAATGTTCTGCGATTTGATGACTCGATAGTAGTTCAGCGCGTTCTTGAGCATCTTCCTTCTCGCGAATTCCTGCGCCTTTACGAGCATCGGTTTATACTTGTAATAGGAGTATTCCATAATACTGTAATTCTTAGAAAGTTTGAAGGCGTGCGGAATCTTGTCGAAGTCGTAGGTCAGAGTCAAGAACGGGGCGTCGTCCACTTCCGGAGGTTTTAACTCCAGAATCCCGTGGATCATTCTCGGTTCTTCTTCTTTGGAACCTCCTCCGGATTCTTCTCCGCCTCCTTCTTCTTCCTCCGTTTCCTCGTCGAACGGCTGCAAACCTCCTTCGAGAACCTCGATCTCGGGAGCTTCTTCCGCTTCGGGAGTCGTCGGAGTAGGCGCAAGATGCGGAATCTCCGGAGTCGCTTCGGCAGTCTTTTGATATTCCGGATCGGGTAGACCTATTTTAGGAAGTTCTAATGGTTTAAATTCTTTTTCCGGAGCTTCGGAGGGAGCCGCTTCGAAACGAACTTCTCCGGAAGGTGCGGGACTCGGAGCCGGGGGCGGACCTTCATCCGGAGGACGAACGGTTTTGTCTTGCGGATCGGGAAGTCGGATCGGTACGAGTTCGATCTTAGGAACGACGGGAGCCAAGAACGGAGGAAGGTCGTCCCGCATCGGCGGCATTTCCATTTCCGACCAGTCGTAGGGAGGCGATTCTTCCGACGGAGTTGGAGCTTCGGCTCGTTCTTTCTTTTTCTGTTCTTCCTTTTGTTTGAGATAGTCATCTCGAAGTTTGAATAGATCTTCTTGTCGGCGGTCGTCTCCCTGTCTTCGATCCTTTCGGGTCGGATCTTCACCGCGACGGTCACTGCCGGATCGTCTGCTTTCTCCGGTTCGGCGATCGACTAAAGGAAGATCTTTGAACTTCTCCCATTCTTCCGAGAAGAATGTGTCGTCGGGAAGATCCATCGCGTTCGGATCCAGATGCTCTCTGGAAGAAGGTGTGGACGGAACTCCGCCCCCGCCGCCTGCACCACCACCTCCGCCGGGAGAACCACCCCCAGATCCGCTTTTAGAGCCGGAACTCAATGACTCACTCTCTATGGATCGTTCGTCACCTCCACCGCCAGGAGCCGAAGGAGTTCCCACACCGGAACCGTCTCCACCTCCGAATCCGCCTGGTCCAGCTCCGGGTCCACCCGAGCCTGCTCCACCCCCGCCGCCACCTGCGCCTCCTCCCATAGGGAAAGTAGGATATACACCCCCACCACCCGCTAAGGATTCCGGACTTGGAGGAGGAATGCTCCCCGGAGGTAAGGCCGGACCGGGACTGAAAATATGATAGGAAATCGGCCCCGGAGGCAGACTACCAGGCACGGTCGGAGGACCGGGCAACGCGCCCGGGTCCAAAGGAGAAAGCGGAAGTGAAATCGGATTGGAAAATCCTTTCGAGATGGTATCGCCTAACGACTCACTGATGTCCTTGATGGCGCGGACCAAATCTCCCAAAGGAATCGGAGCGCCGCCGTAGTCGTCCGGACGATAGACTTCCTCTTCGTCGCTCTCGAGATGATTCTGGATCTGATCGATATTCTCCTGAATCTTCCCTTGAATCTCTTCGTCGGGAACTCGAGTCTTGGTTCTTTTATAAATTTCTAATGCACCGTTGTAGCTTTCCTTATCAACGAGAGCTTCCGCGTTGATGAGAGGACGACGATGATTCGCAAATTTGGAATTGTTGCGAATGATATCGTCGACTTTGTTCTTAAGATCTAACTTAGGCTTTTTCCGAAGACCGGGAAAATCTTCTTTGTGTTTTTGCGCGTCTTCCTTTCCGGGTCTTGGTCCGCCTGCGGATGGAGCCTGCGCGCCCGCACCACCTGTGGACGGAAGACCGGCCCCCGGTTGTTGCCCGGCTCCTCCTGGAGCGCCCGGTTGAGAAACGGGAATTTCTTTTCCTCGATCCCCGCGAACGTTAGTCCCACCGCCGCCCGGTCCCGCACCGCCTGGCCCGCCGGACGAGGATTTTCCCGAACCGGAATCGCCGTCTTTCGAGGCAGGTTTGTCTCTGAAAAGAGTGTAGGCTCCTGCCCCCGCGGATAAAAGACCTAACATGAATAAGAGGAGTGTTGTCATAGGGCGAAGCTACTGTTCTTAAAATCGACCAAACCGGATACCGATCTTGAACTCATTCGGACTTCTTTTTGTAATTGACGTCATGGATGTATAGTATATTTCTGACTTATGAAAGCTTCGGTTCGGGCAAACTTAAGTTTTGGATCCAGTCCAGACAATCCGGACGGACTTCAATTGAAAATCACCTTTGACGAAGATACACAATCCGCATACGGTGACTTCACTTGTCCGGAAAAGTTTCAAGGTCAGCCAGACGTAATTCATCCAGGGATTATATCTACGATCTTAGACGAAATCATGGTCAAAATCAACGAAGCCATGAATTTCAAAACAACCACGGGTGAACTAACGATTCGTTTTCTTCAGCCTGCCTTCGTCAACCAGCCGCTCCATTTGCGCGGATGGTTTGTGAAGAAGAACAAGAAAGTGATCGAAAACCGAGCCGAGATCGAAAACGAGATCGGAAAAATCGTAGCTCGTGGAAAAGGCAAGTACATCGAAGTAGACGACTGATCTTTCTTCCGCAATCAAACCGCCGATGTGGTGAAACTGGTAGACGCAGTGGATTCAAAATCCACCGGGGGCAACTCTGTGTCGGTTCGAGTCCGACCATCGGCAAGATTAAAGAAATTCAAAACTCACCCGACACAACTCAATGTCGGTTCCAGTCGCCCCATCAGCCAAGATTAAAGAAATTCAAAACTCAACCGACACAACTCAATGTCGGTTCCAGTCACCCCATCAGCCAAGATTTTAAACCAACAACAAATGCAGGACTCGAAGCGGGCAGAACATCGTTTCGGGCGGCTCCTGCAAGTTTCTTCTAAAAACGCGAACCCTTTCTAAATACGGCAGGACCGAGCTCTTCCGCGACTTCGCTTCCGCTTCGGTCACTCCGTGACCGCGTTCTCTCACTCGCAGTTGCTCGTTCGATCCCGCGTCGCTTCGATCTCTGCCGCGTCGTGTTTAGAGGATTTTGTTGGAACT
It encodes:
- a CDS encoding DUF5777 family beta-barrel protein; this encodes MANQRIKLFLLPFLFLISVGLSAQEQRKSAFLGSSLIHMPSTEDVGKNGLDFRINHRFGNAKSTSYDFIGLDNGANTQLSLDYGLTDRITIGVARTSFQKTYEARGKVRLLTQDSNFPVTVSFFGVFGQETEEQERFYGPYLKVSTGLNTFDSEANKKLNTYELTYTDRQSTLASFLISKRFGDVFSLQLSPMFVHRNFVKDHISNDRTGLDVSFRIHLFKRLDFTFGTILTPKRDYIGDSYVTEDRKTKIGGVEYSASEINDLIARGRTIDAVINNILLSKPVEYMSVPLSFGVDFETGGHVFQLFVTNSRSIAHTQLLRGADYDYNKKEWTVGFNIHRYFSLESSENSTAAAQKTN
- a CDS encoding transglutaminase-like domain-containing protein, whose amino-acid sequence is MQSLESTLKSTYYLDHDSESVRKFLERVTTAENSPLEKLKEFYLGVRDQIRYNPYQVNDRKESYKSSTIADSKQNYCIPKSILFASGARALGFPSKIGFSDVVNHLASERLIRHLGTTIFAFHGYAEILIDGVWVKATPVFDKELCIRFGVAPLDFDGKNDTIFHSFDGEGKKFMEYVNHRGVFEDFPFEFVIQGLKDFYPNVMGKTFQGDLRNEKPSV
- a CDS encoding methyl-accepting chemotaxis protein; amino-acid sequence: MKKIYIFIQRLGIRKKLMLLFGSVLIPIALLVGLALTNTKDRIEDIETIYEDRVIPLKQLKKISDLYAIFIVDCVHKVRSGAFTPEEGVANLDKATSGIQKEWTAYSSTHLVKEEEVIIKELTPLFDASNAAVAEARELMTTRNFEELGVFAEKRLYPRIDPVTEKIEELIQVQLRITDSIYIKAEKEFAFSWFVFILLSGITLTYILLIAVIYSIQLVKGLTTISGAIVNADFSHPVEVDEDKKKKDELYLLLIAFRLFQIKVKEMLDTIMNFSESIVASSEQLSQSADHLSSNAQSESASVEEISASVEEISSGMEYVTRNAESQYALISSFNGEMRELEGMISKVGDAVKNSLDKISEMYLKTDSGKKTMGDLSESMEKIENSSVEMQSITAIIKEISEKVNLLALNAAIEAARAGEHGRGFAVVASEITRLAEQTDSSAMTIEELIKTSNAEIETGRKIVENSVTVYAQILSGLEHLKESSNQIVATMELQQEKKEKIRSGVDQVDAKSEEIRNSVKEQKVAIAETANAVSNISITVQNSAANSEQIAGSAVSLLQIAKNLQETMSFLKG
- a CDS encoding LIC11213 family lipoprotein, giving the protein MKEKHNRWTIGILILALGLSSILLACQNEKSSDKEDSLRNLAFLLGSAAPLKELSNSDCTDPAPAFSTLNAAGTSTCSTCHNASNANAGFDITSYNAVRNRVVVNDPRNSLLFQKINSGTMRIYNNDSINKAVFCWILKGANP
- a CDS encoding heparin lyase I family protein translates to MQALLLLGAYNQAQCSSAANATRTQAKRTFFTSFESVSDFSNFYIVPQNYHNSCSHDLSAEQVKTGAKSHKGWVYSSYVASSLFVNNNHRGYPTIQLHKTSGGSFVTPVLITMNVWLDMNLRTMQPENEWFSFATIADDSSDNWNSPVLVNLNNEGFVHLMHVPWMGQKQTSYQTSSLSFPKSQWVELKVYLDFSNPEGNVKVWQNGTLVSEAKVYCRKNTIAQMHFGLYAPPSVSSGTVYNDDLKIEEVDASP
- a CDS encoding YceI family protein, with amino-acid sequence MLIFWSFSAFAADKNPKEWIVKEANIRFLSEAPQETIQGTASKAEGTANLDTKKFWFRVNLNDLNVPNRLMNKHMHENYLETEKFPLATFHGNIVKWDKASKTVLVEGEFSIHGISKKNVRVQGIFEEKEKELAVNATFDLLLTDFKIEIPKLVILKLNEKIRIETSVTWQTKE
- a CDS encoding DUF1499 domain-containing protein, with protein sequence METALLILLCCTTLIGPRTGVYDKELNYCSPRPNCVSSQSSSFNFIHHIEPFRYKEEKEEAFQKLKEKLEQADRVSVLEVDGYYIKTRFYTRVFHFPDTVEFLFDENDKIVQIRSESILGLFDFLANRRRMNNLREELGWE
- a CDS encoding GNAT family N-acetyltransferase, with protein sequence MIRLEPFETNDIPLLISWVDTQELLLQFSGPVFRFPLTEDQLLENLRAVDRKAFRIIETSSNERIGYCELASINMEHGSARLSRLLIGKPEFRGKGMGRELVKLLLRICFVDLGLHRVALNVYDFNKAAIACYQNVGFQIEGLNRDTVRFGDGFWSGYEMSILRPEWEALQVS
- a CDS encoding PaaI family thioesterase, whose protein sequence is MKASVRANLSFGSSPDNPDGLQLKITFDEDTQSAYGDFTCPEKFQGQPDVIHPGIISTILDEIMVKINEAMNFKTTTGELTIRFLQPAFVNQPLHLRGWFVKKNKKVIENRAEIENEIGKIVARGKGKYIEVDD